One window of the Zea mays cultivar B73 chromosome 3, Zm-B73-REFERENCE-NAM-5.0, whole genome shotgun sequence genome contains the following:
- the LOC103651606 gene encoding ABC transporter G family member 10 codes for MEEATVMSQLGRSKDSGGGRRRQRYRIETRALSYVLPPRALLVPWSSATKGKEERLLLRGVTCEAPPGELLAVVGPSGAGKTTLLSVLAGSADPARVVAGEVLVNGVPMDAAGFRRVSGYVPQDDALFPALTVEESLVYSARLRLRLRGGGGGGTPSGAEHRARELMAELGLAHVAASRVADVSGGERRRVSIGMDLVHDPAVLLLDEPTSGLDSGSALHIVKMLRDMAAAHAKTVVLTIHQPGFRILELIDRVVLLADGAVRHHGSLDFLQSRLIATGHAIPAHVNVLEYAMETIDSLKPDVAVATAVTTITAATPANRQDGPRAGYANSPAAEVRILAGRFVKTVLRTPQLFAARMAQSVLVGAFLGSIFLGTTDLQSRLGFFAFNLTYLLTSTTEALPVFLHERRILERETSRGAYRVSSYVASNAAVFLPFLLAAAVLYAAPVYWLVGLAREPAAFAYFALVVWLVMLTANSFVACLSALAPNYIVGNSIVAGLIGCFFLFSGYFVASKNIPRYWVFMHYASLFKYPFEALVVNEYGGARGARECLASAGGAGGLCVLDGAGLLRQQGMREGMRWSNLGVMLGFVVGYRVLCFVILSFRCHRTGR; via the coding sequence atggaGGAGGCGACGGTGATGTCGCAGCTGGGCCGCAGCAAGGACAGCGGCGGCGGCCGCCGGAGGCAGCGGTACCGCATCGAGACCAGGGCGCTGTCCTACGTGCTCCCGCCGCGCGCGCTTCTCGTCCCGTGGTCGTCCGCCACCAAGGGGAAGGAGGAGAGGCTGCTGCTGCGCGGCGTCACCTGCGAGGCGCCGCCGGGGGAGCTGCTGGCGGTCGTGGGGCCCAGCGGGGCGGGCAAGACCACGCTGCTCTCGGTGCTGGCCGGCTCGGCGGACCCGGCGCGGGTGGTGGCCGGGGAGGTGCTGGTGAACGGGGTGCCCATGGACGCCGCCGGGTTCCGCCGCGTGTCCGGCTACGTGCCGCAGGACGACGCGCTGTTCCCGGCGCTCACCGTCGAGGAGTCGCTCGTGTACAGCGCGCGCCTGCGCCTGCGCCTgcgcggcgggggcgggggcgggacgCCGTCCGGCGCGGAGCACCGGGCGCGGGAGCTCATGGCGGAGCTCGGCCTCGCCCACGTCGCCGCGTCCAGGGTCGCCGACGTGTCCGGCGGCGAGCGGAGGCGGGTGTCCATCGGGATGGACCTCGTGCACGACCCGGCCGTGCTGCTGCTGGACGAGCCCACGTCGGGGCTCGACTCCGGCTCCGCGCTCCACATCGTCAAGATGCTCAGGGACATGGCCGCCGCGCACGCCAAGACCGTCGTGCTCACCATCCACCAGCCGGGGTTCCGCATCCTCGAGCTCATCGACCGCGTCGTGCTCCTCGCCGACGGAGCCGTCCGCCACCACGGCTCCCTCGACTTCCTCCAGTCGCGCCTCATCGCCACCGGCCACGCCATCCCCGCCCACGTCAACGTGCTCGAGTACGCCATGGAGACCATCGACTCCCTCAAGCCCGACGTCGCCGTAGCCACGGCGGTCACCACGATCACCGCCGCCACTCCAGCGAACCGACAAGACGGGCCGCGCGCGGGGTACGCCAACTCGCCGGCGGCGGAGGTGCGCATCCTGGCGGGGCGGTTCGTGAAGACGGTGCTGCGGACGCCGCAGCTGTTCGCGGCGCGGATGGCGCAGTCGGTGCTGGTCGGCGCGTTCCTCGGCAGCATCTTCCTGGGCACCACCGACCTGCAGTCCCGCCTCGGCTTCTTCGCCTTCAACCTCACCTACCTGCTCACCTCCACCACCGAGGCCCTGCCCGTGTTCCTCCACGAGCGCCGCATCCTGGAGCGGGAGACCTCCCGCGGCGCCTACCGCGTGTCCTCGTACGTCGCCTCCAACGCCGCCGTCTTCCTGCCGTTCCTCCTCGCCGCGGCGGTGCTGTACGCGGCGCCCGTGTACTGGCTCGTGGGCCTGGCGCGCGAGCCCGCCGCCTTCGCCTACTTCGCGCTCGTCGTCTGGCTCGTCATGCTCACCGCCAACTCCTTCGTCGCCTGCCTCAGCGCGCTGGCGCCCAACTACATCGTGGGGAACTCCATCGTCGCGGGGCTCATCGGCTGCTTCTTCCTCTTCTCCGGATACTTCGTGGCGAGCAAGAACATCCCGCGCTACTGGGTGTTCATGCACTACGCCAGCCTGTTCAAGTACCCGTTCGAGGCCCTGGTGGTGAACGAGTACGGCGGCGCGCGCGGAGCCAGGGAGTGCCTCGCCTCGGCCGGCGGCGCGGGGGGACTGTGCGTGCTCGACGGCGCGGGGCTGCTGCGGCAGCAGGGGATGAGGGAGGGCATGCGGTGGAGCAACCTGGGCGTCATGCTCGGCTTCGTGGTCGGGTACAGGGTGCTCTGCTTCGTCATCCTCTCCTTCAGGTGCCACCGCACGGGGAGGTGA